From Halapricum desulfuricans, a single genomic window includes:
- a CDS encoding PH domain-containing protein, whose amino-acid sequence MQLDPLSVPYRAVEGGLQLVVGIAIFGIAGAGSIGGVKGVAVFGVLVLLGIGLSLGWQLAYYQRFEYRLTPDTFDIDSGVLSRRAREIPYGRIQNVDIRQNVIQRALDIAEVRLETAGGGQTEARLRYVGRTDAEHIQEEVSRHKRGESEVPERDTEDRGETLFELDGRELVVLGIVSMDLRLLSILAVPASIVGPSVFTEFAPATASVAVLVVGLVGLVVASAVVSAAIAMTRYYGFVLTDQGEEYRYERGLLQRFSGSIPKNKVQTITLTENVIARRLGYASLSIETAGYAGGSQGGSGSQSAIPIAQRAHAIELAGRIEDFEGLDFERPPKRARERYAARYGIVLAVLVAAAYAVVQLTSLSAPWYWLLGGVVLIPPAAHLKWRNRGYRLEEDYVITRNGFWSRRITIVPIYRIQTLVTAETVFQRRRDLATLVVDTAGTYSLVGDDAKAVDIDVRAADRLRGALADDLQEAIVEYRHRREHSGPIADGSTDPDEMAGGSSVGPTDG is encoded by the coding sequence ATGCAACTCGATCCACTCTCCGTTCCGTACCGGGCAGTCGAAGGCGGGCTACAGCTGGTCGTCGGGATCGCGATCTTTGGCATTGCGGGGGCCGGATCGATCGGTGGCGTCAAAGGGGTCGCCGTGTTCGGCGTGCTCGTGCTCCTCGGGATTGGGCTCTCGCTGGGCTGGCAGCTGGCGTACTACCAGCGCTTCGAGTACCGACTGACTCCGGACACCTTCGATATCGACTCCGGCGTGCTCTCGCGACGGGCCAGGGAGATCCCCTACGGGCGGATCCAGAACGTCGACATCCGCCAGAACGTGATCCAGCGCGCGCTGGATATCGCGGAGGTCCGCCTAGAGACCGCCGGCGGCGGCCAGACCGAGGCGCGGCTGCGATACGTCGGCCGGACGGACGCAGAACACATCCAGGAAGAGGTCAGCCGCCACAAGCGCGGCGAGAGCGAGGTGCCGGAACGGGACACGGAAGACAGGGGTGAGACGCTGTTCGAGCTGGACGGCCGCGAGCTGGTCGTCCTCGGAATCGTCTCGATGGACCTGCGATTGCTGTCGATTCTCGCCGTGCCGGCGTCGATCGTCGGCCCGTCGGTGTTCACGGAGTTTGCACCCGCGACGGCGAGCGTCGCCGTCCTCGTTGTCGGGCTGGTCGGGCTCGTCGTCGCTTCGGCGGTGGTCAGCGCCGCGATCGCCATGACTCGGTATTATGGGTTCGTCCTCACCGATCAGGGCGAAGAGTACCGCTACGAGCGGGGACTGCTCCAGCGGTTCAGCGGCTCGATCCCCAAGAACAAGGTGCAGACGATCACGCTCACCGAGAACGTCATCGCGCGTCGACTCGGCTACGCCAGCCTCTCGATCGAGACGGCCGGCTACGCCGGGGGCAGCCAGGGCGGATCCGGCTCCCAGTCGGCGATTCCCATCGCACAGCGGGCACACGCGATCGAGCTGGCCGGGCGGATCGAGGACTTCGAGGGGCTCGACTTCGAGCGACCGCCAAAGCGTGCCCGGGAGCGCTACGCGGCCCGCTACGGGATCGTCCTGGCCGTGCTGGTCGCGGCCGCGTACGCGGTCGTCCAGCTCACGTCGCTGTCCGCCCCCTGGTACTGGTTGCTCGGAGGCGTCGTCCTCATCCCCCCGGCGGCACACCTCAAGTGGCGCAACCGCGGCTACCGACTCGAAGAGGACTACGTCATCACGCGAAACGGGTTCTGGTCGCGCCGGATCACGATCGTCCCGATCTACCGGATCCAGACGCTCGTCACAGCCGAGACGGTCTTCCAGCGCCGCCGGGACCTGGCGACGCTGGTCGTCGACACCGCCGGCACCTACAGCCTCGTCGGCGACGACGCGAAGGCCGTCGACATCGACGTGCGGGCGGCCGATCGGCTCCGGGGAGCGCTGGCCGACGATCTGCAGGAAGCGATCGTCGAATACCGCCACCGGCGCGAGCACAGCGGCCCAATAGCGGACGGCTCGACGGATCCAGACGAGATGGCCGGCGGTTCGAGCGTCGGGCCGACGGACGGGTAG
- a CDS encoding PH domain-containing protein, whose protein sequence is MDESADTSVGADELTDEESSEGTDPSEEGNGSDPEAYTTDTRTLDPRVRWLWVGRAVIVALVLGGISAAVAGALAPEQPWIGPAVFVVATALGTAHALLLYRSWSYEVREDSLFLDRGVITRVRTVVPYVRVQHIDTSRGPIERAMGLSSLVVYTAGSRGADVTIPGIRPLEADDLQTRLKALAIESEGEDAV, encoded by the coding sequence ATGGACGAGTCAGCCGACACGTCAGTGGGGGCAGACGAACTGACTGACGAAGAGTCATCGGAGGGGACAGACCCGTCGGAAGAGGGGAACGGATCCGATCCCGAGGCGTATACGACCGACACTCGGACGCTAGATCCGCGGGTGCGGTGGCTGTGGGTCGGCCGTGCAGTCATCGTCGCGCTCGTGCTGGGTGGAATCTCGGCCGCCGTGGCAGGGGCACTCGCGCCCGAGCAGCCGTGGATCGGTCCGGCCGTGTTCGTGGTGGCGACTGCCCTCGGAACCGCCCACGCGCTGTTGCTGTATCGATCCTGGTCCTACGAGGTCCGCGAGGACTCGCTGTTTCTCGATCGCGGCGTGATCACGCGCGTTCGGACGGTCGTCCCCTACGTTCGCGTCCAGCACATCGACACGAGTCGCGGCCCGATCGAACGGGCGATGGGGCTCTCGTCGCTGGTCGTCTACACGGCCGGCTCGCGCGGGGCCGACGTGACGATCCCGGGGATCAGACCATTGGAAGCAGACGACCTCCAGACGCGGCTGAAAGCACTGGCGATCGAATCCGAGGGAGAGGACGCCGTCTAA
- a CDS encoding YqjF family protein, with protein sequence MPNPDHTALLSMRWRDAVFAHWPIDPDVIAPTLPDALAVDTGPDGRAWLSVVGFVMEDIRPRFSPIGRSFPELNLRTYVRHGDDSGVYFYNLDADDSLSVAIARRLFRLPYYRAEMQVTESEEGIRFRSYRTHDGVEPAAFDATIEPRGPASPAEPGSTAAFLVENYRFFVANGTLFEGTVAHDPWAITPANLTIRENTLFSASGFDRPSGEPLVHYAPGEAVTAGRIRQVEHRL encoded by the coding sequence ATGCCGAATCCCGATCACACCGCCCTGTTGTCGATGCGCTGGCGGGATGCCGTCTTCGCACACTGGCCGATCGATCCAGACGTGATCGCGCCGACGCTGCCGGACGCCCTCGCTGTCGATACCGGTCCGGACGGACGGGCCTGGCTGAGCGTCGTCGGATTCGTCATGGAGGACATCCGGCCGCGATTCTCGCCGATCGGCCGGTCGTTCCCGGAGCTGAACCTCCGGACGTACGTCCGCCACGGCGACGATTCCGGTGTCTACTTCTACAATCTCGACGCCGACGACTCGTTGAGCGTCGCGATCGCCCGGCGGCTCTTCCGGCTGCCGTACTACCGGGCGGAGATGCAGGTCACCGAGAGCGAGGAGGGGATTCGCTTTCGCAGCTACCGGACCCACGACGGCGTCGAGCCAGCGGCCTTCGACGCGACAATCGAGCCACGGGGGCCGGCCAGCCCGGCCGAGCCCGGGTCGACGGCGGCGTTCCTAGTCGAGAACTACCGGTTTTTCGTCGCGAACGGGACGCTCTTCGAGGGCACGGTCGCGCACGATCCGTGGGCGATCACGCCGGCGAATCTGACGATTCGGGAGAACACACTCTTCTCGGCTTCGGGATTCGACCGTCCGTCAGGCGAGCCGCTCGTGCATTACGCGCCCGGGGAGGCAGTCACGGCCGGTCGAATCCGACAGGTCGAGCACAGGCTATAA
- a CDS encoding DUF7114 family protein — protein MQEAGAIRAAALEAVEDVDPHVVYERIEALLDQEPMAPGVFTVACASAILERSGRTIDDLAAEDALAERAAGVQLIYSGLSRTRALASDPPWTRGDAERGNLDVLVADILVARGFYLLARTEASDEAVAVVRAFGRDQTIAHETDDAISHDLERDVFELAAVAGATAAGTTPSPQLREFATDLGRDGARTLPGTLEEQLTAVISVDSSGTDGVRTSADH, from the coding sequence ATGCAGGAAGCCGGGGCGATCCGGGCGGCCGCGCTTGAGGCCGTCGAGGATGTCGACCCACACGTCGTCTACGAGCGCATCGAGGCGCTACTCGATCAGGAGCCGATGGCTCCCGGTGTCTTCACGGTCGCGTGTGCGAGCGCGATCCTCGAACGATCCGGCAGGACGATCGACGACCTCGCCGCCGAGGACGCGCTCGCCGAACGGGCAGCCGGCGTGCAGCTCATCTATTCCGGGCTCAGCCGGACGCGCGCGCTCGCGTCCGATCCGCCGTGGACGCGCGGTGACGCCGAACGCGGCAATCTCGACGTGCTCGTCGCCGATATCCTCGTCGCCCGGGGATTCTATCTCCTGGCCCGGACCGAAGCCAGCGACGAGGCCGTCGCGGTCGTTCGGGCGTTCGGACGCGATCAGACGATCGCACACGAAACCGACGACGCGATCTCGCACGATCTCGAACGGGACGTCTTCGAGTTGGCCGCCGTCGCGGGTGCGACCGCCGCCGGAACGACCCCCTCCCCGCAGCTCCGGGAGTTCGCGACCGATCTCGGCCGCGACGGCGCCAGGACGCTCCCGGGGACGCTCGAGGAGCAGCTCACGGCCGTCATCAGCGTCGATTCCAGCGGGACCGACGGTGTCCGGACCTCCGCCGATCACTGA
- a CDS encoding 6-pyruvoyl trahydropterin synthase family protein produces the protein MPEGVLSEDDTARNRAATDTERTLVVGQERPIRISTGHRIRHHSGKCSRPHGHNYEFVVEVTGELTEQGWVVDKGDITTVLYEWDHRFLLEQGDPLIDAFEQSGDGDAVVVLEQPPTAEVMSLKLEEKMLEAFPDTVSDVSVQVCETNELCASY, from the coding sequence ATGCCTGAAGGAGTCTTATCCGAAGACGATACAGCACGCAACAGGGCAGCAACCGATACCGAGCGGACGCTCGTCGTCGGACAGGAGCGCCCGATCAGAATCAGCACCGGTCACCGGATTCGACATCACTCGGGGAAGTGCTCACGCCCCCACGGACACAACTACGAGTTCGTCGTCGAGGTCACCGGCGAACTCACCGAACAGGGCTGGGTCGTAGACAAAGGAGATATTACCACAGTATTATACGAGTGGGACCACCGTTTCCTGCTGGAACAGGGCGACCCGCTGATCGATGCCTTCGAACAGAGCGGCGACGGTGACGCTGTCGTCGTTCTGGAACAGCCACCGACAGCCGAGGTTATGAGCCTCAAGCTGGAGGAGAAGATGCTCGAAGCGTTCCCGGACACCGTCTCTGACGTCTCAGTACAGGTCTGTGAGACGAACGAGCTCTGTGCGTCCTACTGA
- a CDS encoding 7-carboxy-7-deazaguanine synthase QueE produces the protein MPVNADSDAFEADRPSESDTALPINELFYSLQGEGKLSGVPTVFVRTSGCNLRCWFCDSYHTSWEPTHAWMDVEDILDEIASYDAEHVVLTGGEPMIHDEAVELLNRLGDRGYHTTVETNGTIYRDAHIDLASISPKLQSSTPTADRDPMGDGDWADRHEQQRIDIDALAALVDGYPSQLKFVVTDREDMTEIETLLSRIRGAATAAVPAEDVLLMPEGTTRDELDRTRTAVADLAMEYGYRYTPRLHVDLWNDAPGT, from the coding sequence ATGCCCGTCAACGCCGACAGCGACGCCTTCGAGGCTGATCGCCCCAGCGAGTCCGACACCGCGTTGCCGATCAACGAGCTGTTCTACTCTCTGCAGGGCGAAGGCAAGCTCTCGGGCGTCCCGACGGTGTTCGTCCGTACCAGCGGCTGCAACCTGCGCTGCTGGTTCTGCGATTCCTATCACACCTCCTGGGAACCCACCCACGCCTGGATGGACGTCGAGGACATCCTTGACGAAATCGCGAGCTATGACGCCGAACACGTCGTGCTGACCGGCGGCGAGCCGATGATCCACGACGAGGCCGTCGAGCTGTTGAACCGACTCGGCGACCGTGGCTACCACACGACCGTCGAGACCAACGGCACGATCTACCGCGACGCCCACATCGACCTCGCGAGTATCAGCCCGAAACTCCAGAGTAGCACCCCAACCGCCGACCGCGATCCCATGGGCGACGGCGACTGGGCCGATCGACACGAGCAACAGCGGATCGATATCGACGCGCTCGCGGCATTGGTCGACGGGTATCCGAGCCAGCTCAAGTTCGTCGTGACCGACCGCGAGGACATGACCGAGATCGAAACGCTCCTTTCGCGGATCCGTGGGGCAGCAACGGCCGCGGTCCCCGCTGAGGACGTGTTGCTGATGCCCGAAGGCACGACGCGAGACGAGCTGGATCGCACGCGAACCGCCGTCGCCGATCTGGCGATGGAGTACGGCTACCGCTACACCCCGCGGCTCCACGTCGATCTGTGGAACGACGCGCCCGGAACCTAA
- the folE gene encoding GTP cyclohydrolase I, whose protein sequence is MSDDTQLDDRSTDESLPVQTDPTSGIDHEKAQRGVKLVLEAIGEDPDRPGLTDTWQRRIPEMLATLSEGDRQAAKPTMRTFEATSQDLVVKTGIPVYSLCEHHMLPYHGTAHIAYRPDGDVVGLSKLIRYVRWQSRRLTMQEELTQDIAHGLAEELDAEAVLVEISATHMCEAMRGIETETTTTTRATIGEPTSGERQRFQDAIARTDGETR, encoded by the coding sequence ATGAGTGACGACACCCAACTCGACGACCGTTCGACGGACGAATCGCTTCCCGTGCAGACCGATCCCACTTCCGGAATCGACCACGAGAAGGCCCAGCGCGGCGTCAAACTCGTCCTCGAAGCCATCGGCGAGGACCCGGATCGGCCCGGACTCACCGACACCTGGCAGCGCCGCATCCCCGAGATGCTCGCAACGCTGAGCGAAGGCGACCGGCAGGCGGCCAAACCCACGATGCGGACCTTCGAGGCGACCAGTCAGGATCTCGTCGTGAAAACCGGTATTCCTGTTTACAGCCTCTGTGAGCACCATATGCTGCCGTATCACGGGACCGCTCACATCGCCTACCGGCCGGACGGCGACGTGGTCGGCCTCTCGAAACTGATCCGATACGTGCGCTGGCAGTCCCGGCGCCTGACGATGCAAGAAGAGCTGACACAGGACATCGCTCACGGGCTGGCCGAGGAACTCGATGCGGAAGCCGTCCTGGTGGAGATATCGGCGACACATATGTGCGAGGCGATGCGCGGCATCGAGACGGAGACGACCACCACGACCCGGGCGACCATCGGCGAGCCGACCAGCGGCGAGCGACAGCGGTTCCAGGACGCGATCGCGCGGACGGACGGTGAGACGCGATGA
- the queC gene encoding 7-cyano-7-deazaguanine synthase QueC: MTEHDRAVVLVSGGMDSATAVYEAIERGYDPYFLHTSYGQNTESTELASAKALAEEVEAADFLHVETEHLAAIGASSLTDDGMDVEDADLDSDEIPSSYVPFRNANLLAMAVSYAEANDCSAIFIGAHSEDFSGYPDCRPDFFEAFQRVIDVGTKPGTNIDLVAPFVEWSKTDIAERGLELGVPYEHTWSCYQDESPACGTCDACAFRLQAFQNLGERDPIEYAERPDYTDA; this comes from the coding sequence ATGACCGAACACGACCGCGCCGTCGTCCTGGTCTCCGGCGGGATGGACAGCGCCACGGCCGTCTACGAGGCCATCGAGAGGGGCTACGACCCCTACTTCCTGCACACCTCCTACGGCCAAAACACCGAATCCACGGAACTAGCGTCTGCGAAGGCACTGGCCGAGGAGGTCGAAGCCGCCGACTTCCTGCATGTCGAGACGGAGCATCTCGCGGCGATCGGCGCCTCCAGCCTCACCGACGACGGGATGGACGTCGAAGACGCCGATCTCGACAGCGACGAGATCCCCAGTTCTTACGTCCCGTTCCGGAACGCTAACCTCCTCGCCATGGCCGTCTCGTATGCGGAGGCAAACGACTGTTCGGCCATTTTCATCGGCGCTCACAGCGAGGACTTCTCGGGGTATCCCGACTGCCGACCTGACTTCTTCGAGGCGTTTCAGCGAGTGATCGACGTCGGCACGAAACCCGGGACCAATATCGATCTCGTCGCGCCGTTCGTCGAGTGGTCGAAGACCGACATCGCCGAGCGGGGACTCGAGTTGGGCGTCCCATACGAGCACACCTGGAGCTGCTATCAGGACGAGTCGCCGGCGTGTGGTACCTGTGATGCGTGTGCGTTCCGACTGCAGGCGTTCCAGAACCTGGGCGAACGCGATCCGATCGAATACGCCGAGCGGCCGGACTACACCGACGCCTGA
- a CDS encoding metallophosphoesterase family protein has product MKIGVISDVHGNIVALDAVLEDMPDVDELVCAGDVVGYNPWPGECVDTIRDADAPTIEGNHDRAVVTGQYPGFNDMAAAGVEYAREQLTDEQIEWLAALPTERTLFGGRVKLVHGHPDDPDHYTRPSEFSPDLLDGEDVLIMGHTHVQHHEIYDDGIVLNPGSVGQPRDRDHRAAYSIVDLDERTVDERRVEYDTDAVIHEVVEAGLPQQIGFRLTQGR; this is encoded by the coding sequence ATGAAGATCGGGGTCATCTCGGACGTACACGGAAACATCGTCGCCCTGGACGCGGTCCTGGAGGACATGCCCGATGTCGACGAGCTCGTCTGTGCGGGCGACGTGGTCGGATACAACCCCTGGCCGGGGGAATGTGTCGATACCATTCGGGACGCCGACGCGCCGACGATCGAAGGGAACCACGACCGGGCAGTCGTCACCGGCCAGTATCCGGGATTCAACGACATGGCCGCCGCGGGCGTCGAGTACGCCCGCGAGCAGTTGACCGACGAGCAGATCGAGTGGCTGGCGGCGTTGCCAACCGAGCGGACGCTGTTCGGCGGCCGCGTGAAGCTCGTCCACGGCCACCCGGACGACCCGGATCACTACACGCGGCCCTCGGAGTTCAGCCCCGACCTGCTCGACGGAGAGGACGTCCTGATCATGGGGCACACCCACGTCCAGCACCACGAGATCTACGACGACGGGATCGTCCTCAACCCCGGGAGCGTCGGTCAGCCCCGCGACCGCGACCACCGGGCCGCCTACAGCATCGTCGACCTAGACGAGCGGACAGTCGACGAACGGCGGGTCGAGTACGACACCGACGCCGTGATCCACGAGGTCGTCGAGGCCGGGCTGCCCCAGCAGATCGGGTTCCGGTTGACCCAGGGGCGGTAG
- a CDS encoding TrmB family transcriptional regulator encodes MDEEDAVEALTRLGLTTYEARVFVALQQLGTGSASDIAEITAVPRSQVYGAAEDLQSRGLLDVQQTRPTVYRPVSPEEAERRLLSQLESVGQDAFAYLDDVRGSADNDEERSEAIWTVRGQPNVRDRVIDLIGDADERVVYGTPDPELLEEELLAALQAAAEDGIDATVVSDEPAVFDAVPESIETVRQPADDQPEASTARLLLVDSDTLLMGVISADLGDDGEIAFWSAGTSFATVLSILSEEMIELDG; translated from the coding sequence ATGGACGAAGAAGACGCCGTCGAGGCGCTCACACGGCTGGGATTGACGACGTACGAGGCGCGCGTATTTGTCGCGCTCCAGCAACTCGGGACGGGGTCCGCGAGCGATATCGCCGAGATCACGGCCGTTCCGCGTTCGCAGGTCTACGGCGCGGCCGAGGACCTGCAATCCCGTGGGTTGCTCGACGTCCAGCAGACGCGGCCGACGGTGTATCGGCCCGTCTCGCCCGAGGAGGCCGAGCGCCGGCTGCTCTCCCAGCTCGAGTCGGTCGGACAGGACGCTTTCGCGTATCTGGACGACGTCCGCGGCAGTGCTGACAACGACGAGGAGCGCAGCGAGGCGATCTGGACGGTTCGCGGCCAGCCCAACGTGCGCGACCGCGTGATCGATCTGATCGGCGACGCGGACGAGCGGGTCGTCTACGGGACCCCCGATCCCGAACTTCTCGAGGAGGAACTCCTGGCGGCGTTGCAGGCGGCCGCTGAAGACGGAATCGACGCGACGGTCGTCAGCGACGAGCCGGCGGTCTTCGACGCGGTCCCCGAATCGATCGAGACGGTCCGACAGCCGGCGGACGACCAGCCCGAGGCCAGCACGGCGCGCCTGTTACTCGTCGACTCCGACACGCTGTTAATGGGCGTCATCTCGGCTGATCTCGGTGACGACGGGGAGATCGCGTTCTGGAGTGCCGGCACGTCCTTCGCGACGGTCCTGTCCATCCTCTCCGAAGAGATGATCGAACTGGATGGGTAA
- a CDS encoding flavin reductase family protein: MPAAEPRAELEEVSAHDSKSLFKPKVVSLVVTNSPETGPNLMTASWWMLAGYDPLRYQLAVSHKTYTHEIIEQSGEFVLAAPSTGMIDALAVAGQVSGRDVDKLDYLDVETVPGKHVDVPLLADAVGNIECSVLDSFTFENCTYYFAEVETAHVTRGGLDGRVLSLSDTDVLAYMGSDWADGDEETKSRYYASLSDDDLRRYPGERVQDDLPDGE, translated from the coding sequence ATGCCCGCAGCCGAACCGCGAGCCGAACTCGAAGAGGTGTCGGCACACGATTCGAAATCACTGTTCAAGCCGAAAGTCGTCTCGCTGGTCGTGACCAACAGCCCGGAGACGGGTCCGAACCTCATGACCGCGTCCTGGTGGATGCTGGCCGGCTACGATCCGCTGCGATATCAGCTGGCGGTCAGTCACAAGACCTACACCCACGAGATCATCGAGCAGAGCGGCGAGTTCGTGCTGGCGGCCCCGTCGACGGGGATGATCGACGCCCTGGCGGTCGCCGGACAGGTCAGCGGCCGCGACGTCGACAAACTCGACTATCTCGACGTCGAAACCGTGCCCGGGAAACACGTGGACGTGCCGCTGCTCGCGGATGCGGTCGGCAACATCGAGTGTTCGGTACTGGATTCGTTCACCTTCGAGAACTGCACCTACTACTTCGCCGAAGTCGAGACCGCCCACGTCACCCGCGGCGGGCTCGACGGACGCGTGCTGTCCCTGTCCGACACGGACGTGCTGGCGTACATGGGCAGCGACTGGGCCGACGGCGACGAGGAGACGAAGTCACGCTACTACGCGTCGTTGAGCGACGACGACCTGCGGCGGTATCCGGGCGAACGCGTGCAGGACGACCTGCCGGACGGGGAGTGA
- a CDS encoding 2Fe-2S iron-sulfur cluster-binding protein yields MTVSTSMDGRHAIDDSDEQPESTDGGSSETTGLDSSTRRRLLASTASVSALATAGCLGILGDGSETGPRPGEPTPYDGTETDAGTPSGDAFDIEFLKQETTLSISSDTAMLDAALDEDLDVPYQCQVGVCGQCTSKVEDGDATELVEHDGNQYLSDAQIEAGYVLTCVGYPRGDFSLTTGVQDEADSVSGGTETPSEETPTPGETESYAIEFLKQETTLDISSDTAMLDAALDEDLDVPYQCQVGVCGQCTSKVEGDGDTTDMVEHDGNQYLSDEQIQEGYVLTCVGYPRSDFSLETGLKDEADQV; encoded by the coding sequence ATGACCGTATCGACCAGTATGGACGGACGCCACGCGATCGACGACAGCGACGAGCAGCCAGAATCGACTGATGGTGGGTCATCGGAGACGACCGGGCTCGATAGCAGCACGCGCCGCCGGCTGCTCGCGAGCACGGCGAGCGTGAGCGCGCTCGCGACGGCCGGCTGTCTCGGCATTTTGGGTGACGGCAGCGAGACCGGGCCACGCCCGGGCGAGCCGACGCCGTACGACGGGACCGAAACTGACGCCGGCACGCCCAGCGGCGACGCGTTCGACATCGAGTTCCTCAAACAGGAGACGACGCTCAGCATCAGCAGCGACACGGCGATGCTCGACGCGGCTCTCGACGAGGATCTGGACGTGCCCTATCAGTGCCAGGTCGGCGTCTGTGGGCAGTGCACCTCGAAGGTCGAGGACGGCGACGCGACCGAGCTGGTCGAACACGACGGCAACCAGTACCTCAGCGACGCCCAGATCGAAGCCGGATACGTGCTGACCTGCGTGGGCTACCCGCGCGGCGACTTCTCGCTGACGACCGGCGTGCAAGACGAGGCCGACTCCGTCAGCGGCGGGACCGAAACGCCGTCCGAAGAGACTCCCACGCCTGGCGAGACCGAGAGCTACGCCATCGAGTTCCTCAAACAGGAGACGACGCTCGACATCAGCAGCGACACGGCGATGCTCGACGCGGCTCTCGACGAGGATCTGGACGTGCCCTATCAGTGCCAGGTCGGCGTCTGTGGGCAGTGCACCTCGAAGGTCGAGGGCGATGGCGATACGACTGATATGGTCGAACACGACGGCAATCAGTATCTCAGTGACGAGCAGATTCAAGAAGGATACGTACTGACCTGTGTCGGCTACCCGCGCTCGGACTTCTCGCTCGAAACTGGTCTGAAGGACGAAGCCGATCAGGTCTGA
- the nrfD gene encoding NrfD/PsrC family molybdoenzyme membrane anchor subunit gives MTAVSPLLPSQFWSLSIGVYLFLGGLAGGAYVTGAVADFLSVRDPSRREGYLATARWGTVLGVVALAIGGPILLFHLGEPLHVIMFWLFTNFDSWMTIGIWVIVLFMVLSILQALWLGFGADRGFSIPGDVLSPVTGLIDTVADTTRPSEGVRRGLNAFGALVGVLLIVYTALLLSASSEVVPMWDATWLPPLFLASGLSMGIAAAVGATTLTRGVNDTGVTMFSIADDVIIVAEMVVIYMLLATLVNGGPTAVETQRYLLTEGNVIFWGGVVAAGLLLPLAISGGLLALEWRYDLHENPRLERLATAGYATKFGFVIFGGLMLRLTIIYAALNVPLFGV, from the coding sequence ATGACCGCGGTCAGTCCGCTCCTGCCCAGCCAGTTCTGGAGTCTCTCGATCGGTGTGTACCTGTTCCTGGGTGGGCTCGCCGGCGGTGCGTACGTCACCGGCGCGGTCGCTGACTTCCTGAGCGTTCGGGATCCGTCCCGCCGGGAGGGCTATCTGGCGACGGCTCGCTGGGGGACGGTCCTCGGTGTCGTCGCGCTGGCGATCGGCGGCCCGATCCTGCTGTTTCACCTGGGCGAGCCCCTGCACGTCATCATGTTCTGGCTGTTCACGAACTTCGACTCGTGGATGACCATCGGCATCTGGGTCATCGTGCTGTTCATGGTGCTTTCGATCCTGCAGGCGCTGTGGCTCGGCTTCGGTGCCGACAGGGGCTTTTCGATCCCCGGTGACGTGCTGTCGCCGGTGACCGGGTTGATCGACACGGTCGCGGACACGACGCGACCGAGCGAGGGCGTTCGGCGCGGGCTCAACGCCTTTGGCGCACTTGTCGGCGTTCTGCTGATCGTCTACACGGCGCTGCTGCTCAGTGCCTCCTCGGAGGTCGTTCCGATGTGGGACGCGACGTGGCTCCCGCCGCTGTTTCTGGCGAGCGGGCTCTCGATGGGAATCGCCGCCGCCGTCGGCGCGACGACGCTCACGCGGGGCGTCAACGACACGGGCGTGACGATGTTCAGTATCGCCGACGACGTGATCATCGTCGCCGAAATGGTCGTTATCTATATGCTGCTTGCGACGCTGGTCAACGGCGGTCCGACCGCCGTCGAGACCCAGCGATACCTCCTGACGGAGGGGAACGTGATCTTCTGGGGTGGCGTCGTCGCCGCCGGCCTGCTGTTGCCGCTTGCGATCTCCGGCGGTCTGCTCGCTTTGGAGTGGCGCTACGATCTCCACGAGAACCCGCGACTTGAACGGCTGGCGACCGCCGGCTACGCGACGAAGTTCGGCTTCGTCATCTTCGGCGGGTTGATGCTTCGGCTGACGATCATCTACGCGGCGTTGAACGTGCCGCTGTTTGGAGTGTGA